DNA from Podospora pseudopauciseta strain CBS 411.78 chromosome 5 map unlocalized CBS411.78m_5, whole genome shotgun sequence:
ATCCTGATCCTCCTCACTAATCAACAcctccagcccctccacctccttcagctcctcctccaactgtCCCTTGAGCACATCCCTCAAGAAAGCCCTCTCCGAATTACTGTGAAACACACTGATCACCGCCTTCCCCTCCATGACAAGCTTGAGCGCAGGATGGTGCGACATCTCGCCGGTAACAATCAGATCAGCGTCCTTGACACCGGCCAGTACGCTCTCCCCGCTCCCTGGGCAGACAGCCACTGTCTTGACCATGAACTGCCCTTCTGATTTGGGGCGGGCGACCATGGCGTGTTTTAGGCCGCCGAGGCCTTTGGCATAGAGCTTTACTAGTTCTCCAAGGCCGGCTGGTTTGGAGAGTTGGACTTTTCGGCCGTAACCAGCGCCGGCGAATTtctcggggagggaggaggcgtcgACTGGGGTTacggtggagatggtggtggtgcggtctggaagggaggagagcaTCTGGGCAAGCCAGTCGGCCATGCCACCTGGGGCGGCGTCGATGGCTGTATGGGGGGAGTAAACGGCGATGTTGTGTTGGGCCAGCAGCAAAATAATGCGCTGTTGGGGGTCGGCCAGGGTGATGGACTTGAGGCCGCGGAAGATGAAAGGATGGTAGGAGATTATTACAGAGGCTTTGCGGGAAATGGCCTCTTGGGCGACCGCGGGAGTGAGGTCGTTTGTAAGGAGGACCacaggggaggtggttgtagctgtggaaggggtggtgaagTTTTCTTGGAGGAGGCCAACGTTGTCCCAGTTGCGGTCGGCAAGAGACTCAGGGTACCTGCAGTCCCGTTAGTATTTACACATTGAATAAACAGAAAGAAGACTTACAAGGCCTGCATGGCCTTGACGACTCGCTCGGTAAAAGCAGGGCGCTGCatggcggccatggtgaAGGTTCTCGGTTGGGTAGAGTTGGCAAAGGACGAAATgagtcttggtgttgttctgaggagagaagaagtGAAGTTCATCTGTGACTGAGCTTTTGTTGATGAGATTTTGTAGCGAGAGTGAGGTCACAGGTGAAATGCTTGCAGTGTAAGAGCTTCAGTGAGAGACAGACAGTgagaaggtggagaggtggggtGAAAGGTGCTGGATGGGAGCAATTCCACACtcaaaaccccaacccttaTCAAATCTTGCCAAGCATAACATGGCGGGGCAGTCACAAAGTCTGAGCAACATCACTATTCTTCATCGACAGAAACACACACCATACCATGGCCCAGTCAATCACCGAAGAATCCGTAAGGGCGGCCCTCACCGACCGCCTCAAGGCCTCTCATGTCGAGGTTCAGGACATGTCCGGTATGCCCGCTGCTTTCCTCTGTCACATGCCCCCTGACGTCATTTTCAGTTGAGAATGAACCCCCCCGATGCTGACACAGTTTGAATCACAAGGTGGCTGCGGGCAAGCCTTCACATCGTTGATTGTCTCGCCCGAGTTTGTGGGCAAGAACTCGCTAAAGAGGCATCGGCTGGTCAATGCCGCCCTCAAAGACGAAATCGCGCAGATACACGCCTGGAGCGCGAAGTGTCAGACACCGGAGGAATatgaaaaggaaaaggcagCGACAGGAGGGAATGACGGGCCGCCGTTGGATGGGACggcaggaggggaggtgacggGCGTCAGTCAGTAGGAGGGGGAGGCTTTTGGGGGCGGTAGAGCAAGGCGTTCTGGCCGGGTTTGATACACCATTGGTATAAACATTTTGTTTCTTGATTATTTCTTGTTTGTCCAAAAATGACAGCCTTGACAGATCGCGTGAGAGAGGGGTTGGGACGAAGGCTGAAGGGGCTGCTTTCCCAAATAGGAGGTCGGTGGAAGAAGGTGTGTGTCACACATCTCAGGCTCCCCCATGGGATGACTACTTTCCAAACTCTTTTCATCTTTGGCTCTCGATAGTGCGTATTTACTTCAACTCGCATCAATTTACCTCGAATCTATCAGTTCAGGAAGTTTGAGCTTCATCATGTGATACTCCGGCTCAAAGACTCCATCTGGCCGGGCGCTTGCCGTCAGTAGCCGCCAAGTACATTTTGTACAGCCTCACTTAGGGATCACCAACATTTGGCTGATGCCACCCACACACCCTGCccacaaaataattgagACACCAAAGTAAGTTAACCCATATCATGCTATGAACTATACCTCAAAGGCAATTTATCAGGCCTTTGAAcgatctttcaaggcctgtTAACTGTCTTTGAAGGCCTACCAACCATCTTTTAAGGCCTATGGACTATCCTCCAACCCATGTTAACCTACTTTAGTGTCTTAGTTATTTCGTGGTGAGGGTGCCACACAACTACGAGGGCCTCCATTGCGGCTGGATTGTTTCAAAGACTGCCATTCGCTGCTGTCCCACGTTTTCCATCCAATGTTTGGTTTCATCACCCACGCCGGCTTGCTACTGCATTATCCCGTCGATGGAGGGCGGACGAGGCTGGGAGGGAGCCATGCTGACCATGACTGACCCGGTTTGAGCAGATGTGAAGGAAATCCTGGCCACAATAAATGGCCGTCTTTCACGATGGTCTGCTTGGAGTACGTGGTATTCTCTCATGTTCCAACTTGAGCTATACGCTCACCCAGTCTGTTAACAGCACCTTGATCACTACTGCGAAACATGGAAAACTCTCGTGTGGATGAGTTGCTCAAATCATTGGAGCTTCTTCAGCAATCCATCAAAACTCTTCATCAGTATCGAGAAGCGCAGTCCAATCCGGTTCAGCGTCCTCGCCCATCGAGTGTTGACTGGCCCGCCTCCACTCTTCAAAGAGTtgccaccatctccaacgcACCTCCTCAGTCCGCCGTCACTACATCCGCTCGCCGGCTCACAAATGAGTCTCCGAGATCACGGCCAACACTCATCAATGATGGAATCGCAAAGAGAGAACACTCCCCCGACTTTCTCACCTTGACCAGTCCGCCCGCctcccgcagcagcagctcgcaATCGTCGCCGTCCTGTGTCATAGAGGCATTGCCTAGCATAGAGAAGACCGAGGAAGAGCTCGTCTCACATCTCCAATCCATTAAATCAACCGAAGATGGATCCACATCAGGCACCATAATTGCCCTGGCAGACGcatgggagaggagggacgAGTTGACACCCGCCAACCTGCTCACATTGTTCGAGACAGGAGAGGGCACCAAATATGAACACACCAGCTATCAGATATATGAGGTCGACAGAGACGGCGTGCCCACTCAGATACGTCCACTTTGTCTTGTAAAAGGCTCAGCCTGTCCCAATCATGGGGACGAGAACGGAGATAATAGAGACATATCCGTCTGGCCCGTTCTGAAGACTATCAACGCCAACGGGAACGCTGTCGGTAGGATATCGTCAGTCACctctcatcccatcatcaaagaTCCCTTGTGCTGACCGCCCTGAAGAATTCTCCAAGAACCCACCCCCGTCAtgctcgccgccgcccatcTCACCATGAAAGACCACTTCGACATGGACGagctcctctcccacctcgtcaccaccgccggcaacAAAGGCAAAACCAAAGCCTACCTCAACCGCTCCATCGAGCCCACTCCCCTCCGTCAGcgctccttctttttcgtcttCAAGTACtacaccatcatcgcctcGGGCCACCCCCCTACCCCCTGGCAGCCCTTTGATCCCCGCCCATTAGACCACCGCTCGCCGGATCACATAGACATAACCGAAtgctcctccatcctcgccctctccctctccggGCCCGTCTCCTCCCAGGTCAAAGTGCGGGCAAAACGCAAGACCAAGTCGGGGAACCTGTACAGCACCTTTGCCCCCTGGCATTTGGTCAACATCCAGTACTTTCCCGAcgaccaccactcccccttccccaccatCCGCTCCGACGGCACGCAGAAACACTTTCTCAACGGTCCGCACGCGTTTTTGGATGCTTTGAGGCTGGAATACCGCGACGCGATCAAGCGCTACACCGAACTGAACGAGTCGATAACAAAACTGATCACGCCCCCGAATCAGTTCATGTTTGACGTCCGGCTTCGGGACAAGCTCCTGTTTGAAGACTCGCACTTTACCTACTCGCGGCGGTATTTCTGGGCGTATAACACGCTGGGGGTTATCAATGAAGGCATCAAATCCATGAGCGCGGCGTACGTGAATAACTTCACGAGGGatttttgggaggggagacaCCCGACGCTGTGGCCTTGTGCCAGCAATGGCGGCGACTACCTGGGCAAACTGGATATTCTGCGTCAGGACCTGGAGCAGGCGGTTTCGGAGCTGAAGGTGGTGTATGATAGGAATGAGGCCACGAGGACGGAGATTAGGAGTCTGAGGGAGCAGTTGTTTAGTGGGAGTTCGGTCAAGGAGAGCAGGAGGGCGATCGAGCAGGGGAAGAATATCAAGATACTGACGAGCGTGTCGATGGTCTTTTTGCCGTTGACGTTTGTGGTTGGGGTGTTTAGTATCACGACGTTGGAGATTGAGCCGGAGGATTGGAGGTTTGGGGTTACGCTTGTTGGGGTGTGTGTACCATTTTTTGTGCTGATTCTGGTGTTGCAGAGTATGGATAGtgtgaggaaggggtgggggtgggtgagggggttgggggggagagtGTTTGGGCtgacggggaaggggaaggggaagagggaggtgggagggggaggggggacggGGTTTGGGGGCGATAGGAGGCATTTGTATCATCATTACCAGGAACGGGGGATCGGGGGCGGGGAGGTAAGGAGGGCGCAGacggggtttgggggggagggagaggggaggtggtttgggaggggggtgtggaagggttggggttgggggtggagggtgccgaactggaggaggagagaggagTCGCTGGATTTAAGGATGGAgaagggtgaggttgggagggagaagagggttggATGAGGCATGGCAAAGCTCAGAATTTACAAAATACAAGCGAggatataaatttaatatgAGAGATGCTCAGGGGAGCTGCCTCTTTAGCTTTTGGGAGCTACATCCCAATATTCCCACGAAAacatcatcccaccaccgGAAGCCAAAGAGGTAGCTCCCCCGAGTATCTCTCAAACTCATTATTCCCATCATTCGCCATGGTGACAATCAAAGTACTACCGCCTTCTAGGGCTCTTGCCCACCTCTCCTATAGACCACCGCCGCAGCCAACTCGACACTCTGCGATTCTCGCCCCCACCGGTCGACCATCTTGCTGGTCGCCCAAAGTTAATCGACAACCTCGAGGACTTTTGGAAAGAGCATTTGCACAAGGTTGATCTCACAGGAACCGAATCCGGAGGAGGCAGTTTTGGCCAAGGGGGCGGTTCAATGACTTGCAGCGAGCGGCTTTGTTTGGATTGGGCTGGCCCTCGGtgatctccaccacctttgGACCGACAGATTCCGACACTTGGGTGCTTGGTGGCTGGGGCAATTCTAATTCCAGGTGCCGCATTTTCTGAacttgtggtggtggtcgagcAACTTGATGTTAGCTTTGGTGGTCTTAACCTGCTGCACACACCGCCAGAGTTGAGACGTGTTCTGGGTCCTCCGCATGGAACATCGCCGTTCCAACGCCCCTTGGAGGAGAATGTGGCAAGCCATAGGATCATCCCctgggggttgttgaaccAGGAAGGTACACGGAACCGGACGCTGGTCGagtggtgtttggtgtgCTACGGCTTGGGGTTCTTTTACCCTATGAAACTTTTACCAAGCGGGATTAGTTTGAAGGATGAGAGGGAGATACCCAGGAAGCTGTTCTCCGCGGCGAGAACAACCACAAAGGATAGCGGGTGGAATGTAGTCATGCTTGATGACCCAACACCACGCAATTTCTGGGCAAGGGGGTTTTGTGAGTTTGTATGCTTGAGCGCAGAGAGGATACCGGACAACGGAATGATGCGAATTACTCTCGAGTTTCACTGTATGCCCGTTATTAAGCCGGAGGCGGCTTGGGAGATAGTCGGGGACCTGGAAGAGTCGTGGGGGCAAATGGGCAGGACATATCGCGATGTTGTTGGAGAGCGGACAGGTCTTATTTCTGGGGACAGGTGGTATGTGGATGCTGAACATGCAGAAATAAATAGCGAGATACAAGAAGTAAGGTACTGAACCCGAATCGGCTGTCAGGTTGGTCATGCCCAGTTATCTATCAGCTTTTTAAAATctggaggaaggggttgcTGGTCAGTGGTCGGCTCGACAATGCCTTATCCAGGTGTTGTTCACAAATACACGTGAGACAGAAATTAAACGTGAATGCGACAGAAACCATCGCCAGCCGATGTGATCAattcaacagcagcagaacgTCTAGGGTATGAATTCCGAAATGCCTCCAAACTTCCCGCAGTCCCGCTTGCAAAAATGACAAACACATATCCCAGGCGCTCTAACCCCAGTCATTATCCGTCACATCATATTCCTGCTTTATGTTTCCTTCGCACTCCCAACCCTTCAAGGGGCGGTTCAGTGCACCATGGCATCAGCCTGGGGGGCTGGGGCGCCAGAAGGGGCGCCAGCGGCAGGAACGGCAGGCTTGTCGacctccatctcatcagtTTCCATCGCGTCGCCGtcgagctcttcctcctcgaggTCGTCTTCACTCTCTCCCTCGATGTCGACACTGCCGTCATCGGAgagctcttcctcgtcaacaGCACCGTTCTCGCCCTCAACGCCTTCCATGGCAGCATCCTTATCAGCACCAGAGGCCTCGCCAacggcagcagcctcctccgctagctcggcctcctcctcctcggcaagctcCTCAGCACCatactcctcctcatcagcaaCCAAATCGGCCTCAGGCTGCTCAGGAGGGAACTCGGCAGGAGCAGTAGCCTCGGAGTCCCTATTTTTTTCAAGTCGTATTAGCAACCTGCCCCACTCTGTCGCAAACTGTAAAATGTAACATACCACTTAATGTTGAACCTAGTCACACGTGGCTTCTCAGCCAACACGTTGCGCTTGATCTTCTCGATGATGGGCTTGGCAGGGGGGTCGTTCTGGAGCTCTTCGGACTCGTACTCGTTGTTGACATAGTAACCAACACGGACGAACTCGCGGCCGTCGTAGGCgcaggtgaggaggatgacggtGACGCCGAGGAGCTCGTCGTCGGGGATGAGCTTGGTGTCGGGGGGGTTGGCCTCAAAGGCGAACTTGTTGACGCCCACGGGGATGGGGCCGACGAGGAGGGAGTCGAGCTCCTGGTCGTGGGAGTCGCTTTGGGCAGAGCCGACGTAGGTGAGCTTCCACTCGAGGTCTGTGTTTTTGAGATGAGAGGGTTAGATATGGGTGGAAACAAAAGTCGGAAAAAAAGTTGCAAACATACCCTTCTCAAGTGGCTCCAGGCACTCGAATGTGATCTCAAAAAGGTACTTGTCGGTGAACttggcggggttgttggccACATTGACGCCGAGAAGCGTGACGACAGACATTTTGAGTTTGTGTTTTCAAAATAAGATAAAACAGTTGAATccagagaagagagagagtgtgtgagtgagtgtgtgtgtgtgagagagagagagagagagaaaagcaGAGTCGGCGCCTGTTGTGCgtagttggtgatggtggtggtggtgagaaagtGGAAAATGGttgggcggtgatggtgggaaaaagaagggaagggCAACAGGAAAGGCGCTAAGAAGGAAACAGagatttgtttgttttgaaTGGACAGCGCTTCGACCTTTTTAATTCTGGTCACTGGATGGCAACGCAGTCCCGTCTTGTCTCGTTTTAGGTGGGCAAAAAGGTGGGCACTTTTCAGCTTGAACTCATCAAACACAGAGGCACAGGCTCCGTCGCGCTGCCACGGGGGGGCATTGACTGTTGAGTCGTGTCGCTCTCTCAGGGTCGCGTAGAGTGCCAGCCAGGGAGTCGCGTCTCCTGGGCTCTTAATTAGGTCAGCGAATTGCCGCCCAATTCCCCACTGTCCTGTCTCCCGCTTCCCCACTGTGCGTGCCACCTGGCCCAGGCCCACCTCTATCCACAAGCCACATTGAGCCACAGCTTGGCAGAAAGAAAACCAAGCGCATGTAGTCGCGCTTCCATCTCTTGTCCATCTCTTATCACACCTTGAAGACGTGTGTCGAACTATAAATCTTCGACGACggcgacaacaacaacagcaacaacaacaacaacaacaacaacaataacaacaacttTGCTCCACAACGGCATCATTGAGAACAATAGCAGCATCCTCTCTTGAATAGCACAGCCTACATTCAATATCTGGGTCCTGCTTACTGCGCGACTCCCAGTCCCCAGTCCCCCAGTTCTTTGTGTGCgctgccaaaaaaaaaaaaaaaaaaaaaaggcctTGCTGGTCAGAATCTCCGTCTCTTGTGATCCATGCGACGCAACGACTCTCAGTGACTCTGCGTaatcttttcttcttcttttcgcTAGCTTCCTgctcccacccaccctctcTTCCCGCCTCTATCGCCATCACAAGTGCTGTGTCTCTCATCGACGGTGGACCTACCTACCCCAATTGCGGTTTCCCCAAGCAGCACTGATCCGAGTTTtctaccatcaccaccgttTGATATCGGCGCATCACCACTTTCGAcctcggcagccttgccAATTGCGGCAGCGATTCCTTCCCCTCGACCGAGACCTTCAGGTCATTATCAACATCTTCACATTGCACAATGGCCGACGCCCCGACCGACGACGGGCGAAACAATGGCTCCCTTAGCCCACCTACCGAGACCCCAATTCTGGTACCTGTCGACAAGGTCGCCCAACTCGAGAAGCGAGTAACAGAAGACCCTCGCGGAGCCTTGGACGCATGGCTCGCGTTGATGGCCGAGCACCGGTGCAGAGGCAATATTGCCCAGGCCAGAGAGACTTACGAGCGGTTCCTGACCATCTTTCCTCAGGCGGTATGTCTCTTGCGCCCCCTGCCTCAACAACGCAATGCTAACAATGGAATAGGCCGAGGTCTGGGTGCAATGGCTGGAGATGGAACTCGAAACCGATAACTTCAACGAGGCTGAGCGCATCTTCAGCACTGCTCTCATATCCACACCGAACCTCGCCCTCTGGACAAAGTATCTCGACTATGTCCGCCGTCGCAACGACCTCAACGATGGGAATGCTCGCCAAATTGTCTATCAAGCGTACGATTTCGCGCTCAACAACATCGGGTTCGACAAGGACTCCGGCAAGATCTGGGCCGACTACATTCAGTTTCTCAAGTCCGGGCCTGGCACCCTGGGAGGAAGCCAGTGGGAAGATCTGAAGAAGATGGATCAGATCCGCTCCGCTTACCAGAAGGCCATTTGTGTGCCCATCGCTAACGTTAATAACCTGTGGAAGGAGTATGACCAGTTCGAGATGAGCCTGAACAAGCCCAACGGTCGCAAGAACCTCGCCGAACGGTCGCCGTCCTACATGACGGCCAAGAGTGCCTACATCGCCCTCGAGAACACCACCCGTGGTCTGCAGCGGACGACCCTCCCCGTTCTTCCCCCAGCCGCTGCTCACTTTGACGGGTACCAGGAGTACATGGAGCAAGTTGAGATCTGGAAGAGGTGGATCGCTTGGGAGAAGTCTGATCCTCTTTACCTcaaggaggacgagaagctgCCTGGCCTCTACCAGAAGCGTATTCTCTATGTTTACCGGCAGGCCCTGATGGCGCTGAGGTTCTGGCCAGAGATGTGGCTGGATGCGGCCGAG
Protein-coding regions in this window:
- a CDS encoding uncharacterized protein (COG:S; EggNog:ENOG503P0V5; BUSCO:EOG09263UQF), with amino-acid sequence MNFTSSLLRTTPRLISSFANSTQPRTFTMAAMQRPAFTERVVKAMQALYPESLADRNWDNVGLLQENFTTPSTATTTSPVVLLTNDLTPAVAQEAISRKASVIISYHPFIFRGLKSITLADPQQRIILLLAQHNIAVYSPHTAIDAAPGGMADWLAQMLSSLPDRTTTISTVTPVDASSLPEKFAGAGYGRKVQLSKPAGLGELVKLYAKGLGGLKHAMVARPKSEGQFMVKTVAVCPGSGESVLAGVKDADLIVTGEMSHHPALKLVMEGKAVISVFHSNSERAFLRDVLKGQLEEELKEVEGLEVLISEEDQDPFQIVDVEDLPSDMRMQTV
- a CDS encoding uncharacterized protein (COG:T; EggNog:ENOG503P6UR), yielding MAQSITEESVRAALTDRLKASHVEVQDMSGGCGQAFTSLIVSPEFVGKNSLKRHRLVNAALKDEIAQIHAWSAKCQTPEEYEKEKAATGGNDGPPLDGTAGGEVTGVSQ
- a CDS encoding uncharacterized protein (EggNog:ENOG503NYW6; COG:S), producing the protein MENSRVDELLKSLELLQQSIKTLHQYREAQSNPVQRPRPSSVDWPASTLQRVATISNAPPQSAVTTSARRLTNESPRSRPTLINDGIAKREHSPDFLTLTSPPASRSSSSQSSPSCVIEALPSIEKTEEELVSHLQSIKSTEDGSTSGTIIALADAWERRDELTPANLLTLFETGEGTKYEHTSYQIYEVDRDGVPTQIRPLCLVKGSACPNHGDENGDNRDISVWPVLKTINANGNAVGRISILQEPTPVMLAAAHLTMKDHFDMDELLSHLVTTAGNKGKTKAYLNRSIEPTPLRQRSFFFVFKYYTIIASGHPPTPWQPFDPRPLDHRSPDHIDITECSSILALSLSGPVSSQVKVRAKRKTKSGNLYSTFAPWHLVNIQYFPDDHHSPFPTIRSDGTQKHFLNGPHAFLDALRLEYRDAIKRYTELNESITKLITPPNQFMFDVRLRDKLLFEDSHFTYSRRYFWAYNTLGVINEGIKSMSAAYVNNFTRDFWEGRHPTLWPCASNGGDYLGKLDILRQDLEQAVSELKVVYDRNEATRTEIRSLREQLFSGSSVKESRRAIEQGKNIKILTSVSMVFLPLTFVVGVFSITTLEIEPEDWRFGVTLVGVCVPFFVLILVLQSMDSVRKGWGWVRGLGGRVFGLTGKGKGKREVGGGGGTGFGGDRRHLYHHYQERGIGGGEVRRAQTGFGGEGEGRWFGRGVWKGWGWGWRVPNWRRREESLDLRMEKGEVGREKRVG
- the ASF1 gene encoding Histone chaperone asf1 (BUSCO:EOG09264COX; COG:K; EggNog:ENOG503NXBX), whose protein sequence is MSVVTLLGVNVANNPAKFTDKYLFEITFECLEPLEKDLEWKLTYVGSAQSDSHDQELDSLLVGPIPVGVNKFAFEANPPDTKLIPDDELLGVTVILLTCAYDGREFVRVGYYVNNEYESEELQNDPPAKPIIEKIKRNVLAEKPRVTRFNIKWDSEATAPAEFPPEQPEADLVADEEEYGAEELAEEEEAELAEEAAAVGEASGADKDAAMEGVEGENGAVDEEELSDDGSVDIEGESEDDLEEEELDGDAMETDEMEVDKPAVPAAGAPSGAPAPQADAMVH